DNA from Stenotrophomonas bentonitica:
TGCGCCATGCGCTGCGACTGCTTGCGCATTTCTTCCAGCATCGGGCCGGTGCCGGGGAAATCTTCCGGCTCCATCATGTCCAGGTAGCCGTGCACCACGGTGAGCGGCGTGCGCAGTTCATGCGAGACGTTGGCCACGAAGTCACGGCGGACCTGCTCCAGACGCAGCAGTTTGCTCACGTCGCGCGCGATCAGCAGCCAGTAGTCGGGCGAATACGGAATCAGGCGCAGGTTGAGGCGGATCGCCGGATCGACCGGCGAGGGCACGTCCAGGATCGGCTCGGCATTGCGGCCGCCGGCCAGCCAATGGGCCAGCGGCATCGGCTGCAGCCGTTCGACCAGCGCCTCGCCGAGGTCGCCGGGATGGTGCAGGCCGAGCAGGGTGGTCGCCGATTCGTTGAACCACTGCACGCGCTGGCTGTTGCGGTCCACCACCACCACCGCGTCGGGCAGGGCCGCCGCGGCGGCGCGGTAGCTGCGCAGCATGTCCAGCAGGCGCCGCTTGCGCGTGCGCATTTCCAGCTGGTTGCGGTAGAGCAGGCGGTCCAGTTCGTTCCAGACCCCGTTGCCGCCGCTCATGTCCCAGCGCTGGCGCGCGGTGAGGCGGCGCAGCACCTTGCGCAGGCGCCAGTAATGCCAAGCCAGCGCGCCGATCGAAGCCAGCGCGATGCACATCCAGACCTGCCCGGTGGCCAGGCCCACGAGCACCGCAGCCAGCAGCAGCACGGCCAGGGTCGCGAGCGTTTTCAGCCAGGCAGAACGGATGTGGCGCGGCATTGCAGTCTCGTGGTTCACGTGGACGTCGAGAAACGATACCCCGCGCCGCGTACGGT
Protein-coding regions in this window:
- the phoR gene encoding phosphate regulon sensor histidine kinase PhoR — its product is MPRHIRSAWLKTLATLAVLLLAAVLVGLATGQVWMCIALASIGALAWHYWRLRKVLRRLTARQRWDMSGGNGVWNELDRLLYRNQLEMRTRKRRLLDMLRSYRAAAAALPDAVVVVDRNSQRVQWFNESATTLLGLHHPGDLGEALVERLQPMPLAHWLAGGRNAEPILDVPSPVDPAIRLNLRLIPYSPDYWLLIARDVSKLLRLEQVRRDFVANVSHELRTPLTVVHGYLDMMEPEDFPGTGPMLEEMRKQSQRMAQLVEDLLTLSRLESQEHTEEETVAMAPMLATLRREAEAHSQGRHTISVIDNAGVDLQGSNKELHSAFSNLVTNAVRYTPAGGRVEVELAREGQGVVLAVRDTGYGIPATHLPRLTERFYRVSSSRSRESGGTGLGLSIVKHILGLHHARLEIQSEVGKGSTFSCHFDADHVRERTDAALLPSAEDFSA